One region of Streptococcus salivarius genomic DNA includes:
- a CDS encoding O-methyltransferase, with amino-acid sequence MVKSYSKNANHNMRRPVVNKDIVDYMRTHLQENKGHLAELEAFARKENIPIIQHEVVAYFRFLLQTLQPKKILEVGTAIGFSALLMAEYAPDAQITTVDRNEEMIGFAKENLAKYDSRKQITLVEGDAAEVLQDLDTDYDFVFMDSAKSKYIVFLPEILKRLKVGGVIVFDDIFQGGDIAKDIMEVRRGQRTIYRGLHRLFDATLDNPGLTASLVPMSDGLLMLRKNSENIILPD; translated from the coding sequence ATGGTTAAATCATATAGTAAAAACGCAAATCACAACATGCGTCGCCCAGTAGTAAACAAGGATATCGTGGATTACATGCGAACGCATCTTCAGGAAAATAAAGGGCATTTGGCTGAGCTGGAGGCCTTTGCTCGTAAGGAAAATATTCCAATTATCCAGCACGAAGTTGTTGCTTATTTCCGATTTTTGTTACAGACCTTGCAGCCTAAGAAAATCCTTGAGGTAGGAACTGCTATTGGTTTTTCAGCTCTTCTTATGGCTGAGTACGCCCCTGATGCTCAGATTACGACGGTTGATCGTAATGAAGAAATGATTGGCTTTGCCAAGGAAAATCTAGCCAAGTATGACAGCCGCAAACAAATTACCTTGGTCGAAGGTGATGCAGCAGAAGTTTTGCAAGATTTGGACACTGATTATGATTTTGTTTTTATGGACTCAGCCAAGTCTAAATATATCGTCTTTCTGCCTGAAATCCTAAAACGTCTCAAGGTAGGTGGTGTCATTGTCTTTGATGATATCTTCCAAGGGGGGGATATTGCCAAAGACATCATGGAGGTTCGTCGTGGTCAGCGTACGATTTACCGTGGTTTGCATCGTCTTTTTGATGCGACCTTAGATAACCCTGGTTTGACTGCTAGTTTGGTACCTATGAGTGACGGACTTCTTATGCTTCGGAAAAATTCTGAAAATATTATCTTGCCAGATTAA
- a CDS encoding L-lactate MFS transporter: MKTTNRYLVATCGVLLHLMLGSTYAWSIYRNPIMAQTGWDQSSVSFAFSLAIFCLGLSAAFMGRLVEKFGPRVTGSMSAVLYAGGNILTGVAIAHGELWMLYLGYGILGGLGLGVGYITPVSTIIKWFPDKRGLATGLAIMGFGFASLLTSPIAQYLIQARGVEQTFYILGVVYFVVMLFVSQFIKRPSVEEAQLLADKSPNRQAADLSKGVTANEALKSSTFYWLWLILFINISCGLALVSAISPMAQDMVGMSAESAAVVVGVMGIFNGFGRLLWAGLSDYIGRPKTFILLFVVNVVMAILLIVLQVPLVFVVAMAVLMTCYGAGFSLIPPYLSDIFGAKELATLHGYILTAWAMAALVGPMLLSVTYELTKSYQMTLLVFIALYVVALVIAYLLKKKVIRQVV, translated from the coding sequence GTGAAAACAACCAATCGTTATCTTGTAGCAACGTGTGGTGTCTTACTCCATCTCATGTTGGGGTCTACCTATGCTTGGAGTATCTATCGTAATCCTATTATGGCCCAGACTGGCTGGGATCAATCTTCAGTTTCTTTTGCCTTTTCGTTGGCTATCTTTTGTCTAGGGCTTTCTGCAGCTTTCATGGGGCGTCTGGTTGAAAAATTTGGTCCTAGGGTGACTGGAAGTATGTCGGCGGTTCTCTATGCTGGGGGAAATATTCTGACAGGAGTTGCTATTGCTCATGGAGAGCTGTGGATGCTTTATCTTGGTTATGGTATTCTTGGTGGTCTAGGACTGGGTGTGGGTTATATTACGCCTGTTTCAACCATTATTAAGTGGTTTCCTGATAAGCGTGGCCTTGCGACTGGACTTGCCATTATGGGCTTTGGCTTTGCCTCGCTGTTAACCAGTCCCATTGCCCAATATCTGATTCAGGCACGTGGCGTTGAACAGACCTTTTATATCTTGGGAGTCGTTTATTTTGTTGTTATGCTTTTTGTCTCACAATTCATTAAACGACCAAGTGTAGAGGAAGCACAACTGTTGGCTGACAAGAGTCCGAACCGTCAGGCTGCTGATTTGAGCAAGGGAGTTACGGCTAATGAGGCCCTGAAATCGTCAACTTTCTACTGGTTATGGCTTATCTTGTTTATCAATATTTCATGTGGCTTAGCCCTTGTCTCTGCTATTTCTCCAATGGCTCAAGATATGGTTGGGATGTCAGCGGAATCAGCGGCAGTTGTTGTCGGTGTTATGGGAATCTTTAATGGTTTTGGTCGCCTTCTGTGGGCAGGCTTGTCGGATTATATTGGGCGTCCGAAGACCTTTATCCTCCTCTTTGTGGTTAATGTCGTTATGGCTATCCTCCTAATTGTCCTGCAAGTTCCACTTGTCTTTGTGGTTGCGATGGCTGTTCTGATGACTTGCTACGGGGCAGGATTCTCCTTGATTCCTCCCTACCTTAGCGATATCTTTGGGGCAAAGGAATTGGCTACCCTTCATGGTTATATTCTGACTGCCTGGGCTATGGCAGCCTTGGTGGGACCAATGCTCCTGTCGGTAACCTATGAATTGACAAAATCTTACCAGATGACCTTGCTTGTTTTCATTGCTCTTTACGTGGTAGCTTTAGTTATTGCTTACCTCTTGAAAAAGAAGGTTATTCGTCAAGTAGTCTAA
- a CDS encoding LURP-one-related/scramblase family protein, with product MKTYFVKQKFRLGGERFDIKDDQGRVAYQVEGSFFKIPKTFTIFGEDGREISHITKEPISLLPKFTVDLQDGSSFYIRKKLTFLRDKYDVDNLGLRIEGNIWDLNFQLLNSQDQVVARIQKELFHLTSTYTVTVYENTYADLAISLCVAIDYVEMLENSSK from the coding sequence ATGAAAACCTATTTTGTCAAACAGAAGTTTCGATTGGGGGGTGAACGCTTTGATATCAAGGATGATCAAGGTAGAGTTGCCTATCAGGTTGAAGGATCCTTTTTTAAGATTCCAAAGACCTTTACGATTTTTGGCGAGGATGGTCGTGAGATCAGTCATATCACCAAGGAGCCTATTAGTCTCTTACCCAAATTTACGGTGGATTTACAGGATGGTTCGAGCTTTTACATTCGTAAAAAATTAACCTTTCTTCGTGATAAGTATGATGTCGATAATCTTGGCTTGCGAATAGAGGGGAATATTTGGGACCTAAATTTTCAACTGCTTAATAGTCAAGATCAGGTAGTTGCTAGGATTCAAAAGGAGCTCTTCCATCTGACATCGACCTATACTGTTACTGTTTATGAAAATACTTACGCTGATTTGGCCATTTCCCTGTGTGTTGCTATTGACTATGTGGAAATGCTCGAGAATAGCTCAAAATAA
- a CDS encoding peptidyl-prolyl cis-trans isomerase yields MAKENENLESTEETVEEVVADKDAEQEHLDRQKEEEESIALASEKAKEKAKRAKTKKTRDAGKPSSGGRFLGGLALVAVSALVGAGITYVSLGNETTEETTLVSMKGDTVTVGDVFDSLKGSSQTQQSVLSATLQKALEKEYGSKVSKEDVDKAYKQASEQYGDQFSQVLAAYGQTEESYRTQIRTQKLVEYAVNQAAQKDLTEANYKAAYDNYTPNTEVQVVSTTDKAVADKVDSEAKAEGADFSQVAKDNSLEVASKTVNSASQDFPADVLTAAFKQDANAVSDVVTVSNSSTGAATYYIVKTVSKAEKNADWKNYKDDLTKVIINGKKADTNFTNSVIAKVLKKYNVKVVDKAFSAILDQYVTGSGASSSSSSSSSK; encoded by the coding sequence ATGGCTAAAGAAAATGAAAACCTTGAGTCGACAGAAGAAACTGTTGAAGAGGTTGTAGCAGACAAAGACGCAGAACAAGAGCATCTTGATCGCCAAAAAGAAGAAGAGGAAAGCATCGCCCTCGCTAGTGAAAAAGCGAAAGAAAAAGCTAAACGTGCTAAAACGAAAAAGACACGTGATGCTGGTAAACCAAGCTCAGGTGGCCGCTTCCTCGGAGGTCTTGCCCTTGTAGCTGTTTCAGCTCTCGTTGGTGCAGGTATTACGTATGTTTCTCTAGGTAACGAAACAACTGAAGAAACTACTTTGGTATCTATGAAAGGTGATACTGTTACTGTCGGTGATGTCTTTGATTCACTTAAAGGTAGCAGCCAAACACAACAAAGTGTTTTGAGTGCAACTTTGCAAAAGGCTCTTGAAAAAGAATATGGTAGCAAAGTCAGCAAAGAAGACGTAGACAAAGCTTATAAGCAAGCTTCAGAACAATACGGAGATCAATTCTCACAAGTACTTGCAGCCTATGGTCAAACAGAAGAGTCATACCGTACGCAAATCCGTACACAAAAATTGGTTGAGTATGCTGTTAACCAAGCCGCACAAAAAGATTTGACGGAAGCAAATTACAAGGCCGCCTATGATAACTACACACCAAATACAGAGGTACAAGTGGTTTCAACTACTGATAAAGCAGTGGCAGATAAGGTAGACTCTGAAGCTAAGGCAGAAGGAGCAGACTTCTCACAAGTTGCTAAAGATAACAGCTTGGAAGTGGCTTCTAAGACAGTTAACTCGGCTTCTCAAGACTTCCCAGCAGATGTTTTGACAGCAGCCTTCAAACAAGATGCTAATGCTGTTTCTGACGTAGTGACTGTTTCAAACAGCTCAACTGGTGCTGCAACTTACTACATCGTTAAAACTGTTTCAAAAGCTGAGAAAAATGCAGATTGGAAAAACTATAAGGATGATTTGACTAAGGTTATCATCAATGGTAAGAAAGCTGATACTAACTTCACTAACTCAGTGATTGCTAAGGTCCTTAAGAAATACAATGTTAAAGTTGTAGACAAGGCCTTCAGCGCAATTCTTGACCAGTATGTGACTGGTTCTGGGGCTTCATCAAGTTCATCATCAAGCTCTAGCAAATAA
- the pepF gene encoding oligoendopeptidase F has protein sequence MSDNRAHLEEKYTWDLTTIFATDADWETEYESTVQDLKKASAYAGHLLDSAKNLLEATELYMSLMRRLEKIYVYASMKNDQDTTVGLYQEYQAKASNLYSQLSEAFAYFEPEFMALDDKKLAEFKEQEPGLGLYDHYFERLLANKDHVLSQEAEELLAAAGDIFNGPTDTFNVLDNADILFPWVSDGQGDVVELTHGNFITLMESKDRDIRKGAYEAMYGTYEQFQHTYAQTLQGVVKVHNYQAKVRHYNSARHPALAANFIPESVYDSLLESVNKHLPLLHRYLDLRKKVLGLDELKMYDVYTPLSETETALTYEESLKKAEEVLAIFGEEYSKGVHAAFTERWIDVHPNKGKRSGAYSGGAYDTNAFMLLNWQDTLDNLFTLVHETGHSLHSTFTRQTQPYVYGDYPIFLAEIASTTNENILTETLLKEVKDDKTRFAILNHYLDGFKGTVFRQTQFAEFEHAIHEADASGQILTADFMNKLYADLNEKYYNLKAEDNYEIQFEWERIPHFYMNYYVYQYATGFAAASYLAEKIVHGTEEDKEAYLTYLKAGSSDYPLEVIKKAGVDMTNTDYLDAAFKVFEDRLVELEALVEKGVHLS, from the coding sequence ATGTCAGACAATCGTGCTCATTTAGAAGAGAAATACACATGGGATTTGACGACCATTTTTGCGACAGATGCAGATTGGGAGACTGAATATGAAAGCACTGTTCAGGATTTGAAGAAGGCTAGTGCTTATGCAGGTCATCTCTTAGATTCTGCTAAGAACTTGCTTGAGGCAACAGAACTTTATATGAGTCTTATGCGTCGCTTGGAGAAAATCTATGTCTATGCGTCAATGAAAAATGACCAAGACACAACAGTAGGGCTTTACCAAGAGTACCAAGCTAAGGCCTCAAACCTTTACTCACAGTTGAGTGAAGCCTTTGCTTACTTTGAGCCTGAATTTATGGCCTTGGATGATAAGAAATTAGCTGAATTTAAAGAGCAAGAGCCAGGTCTTGGACTTTATGACCACTATTTCGAACGCCTTTTGGCAAACAAGGACCACGTTCTTTCCCAAGAAGCTGAAGAGCTCTTGGCAGCAGCTGGTGATATTTTCAACGGTCCAACGGATACCTTCAATGTCTTGGATAATGCTGATATCCTCTTTCCATGGGTATCAGATGGTCAAGGAGATGTGGTTGAGTTGACACATGGTAACTTTATCACTCTTATGGAATCTAAGGACCGTGACATTCGTAAGGGAGCTTATGAAGCGATGTATGGGACTTACGAGCAGTTCCAACATACTTATGCGCAAACACTCCAAGGCGTTGTCAAGGTTCACAATTACCAAGCCAAAGTTCGTCACTATAATTCAGCACGTCATCCAGCACTTGCGGCTAACTTTATTCCAGAGAGTGTTTATGACTCACTCTTGGAATCAGTGAACAAGCATTTGCCACTTTTGCACCGTTACCTTGATTTGCGTAAGAAGGTCTTGGGGCTTGACGAGCTTAAGATGTATGATGTTTATACACCACTTTCTGAGACTGAAACTGCTCTTACTTATGAAGAATCCCTCAAGAAAGCAGAAGAAGTCTTGGCAATCTTTGGTGAAGAGTATAGTAAAGGGGTTCATGCAGCCTTTACGGAACGTTGGATTGACGTTCACCCTAACAAAGGCAAACGTTCAGGGGCCTATTCAGGTGGGGCTTATGATACCAATGCCTTCATGCTTTTGAACTGGCAAGACACTTTGGATAATCTCTTTACCTTGGTTCACGAGACTGGCCACAGTTTGCATTCAACTTTCACACGTCAGACTCAACCATATGTTTACGGAGATTACCCAATCTTCTTGGCAGAAATTGCGTCTACAACCAATGAAAATATCTTGACAGAAACGCTGCTTAAAGAGGTTAAAGATGACAAGACACGTTTTGCTATTCTTAACCACTATTTGGATGGTTTCAAGGGAACTGTCTTCCGTCAAACACAATTTGCCGAGTTTGAACATGCTATCCATGAGGCAGATGCATCTGGTCAAATCTTGACAGCGGACTTCATGAATAAGCTTTACGCAGACCTCAATGAGAAATACTATAACCTCAAAGCTGAAGATAACTACGAAATTCAGTTTGAGTGGGAACGTATTCCGCATTTCTACATGAATTACTATGTCTACCAATATGCTACAGGGTTTGCGGCAGCAAGCTACTTGGCTGAAAAAATTGTTCATGGTACTGAAGAAGATAAGGAAGCTTACCTTACTTACCTTAAGGCGGGAAGCTCAGACTATCCTTTGGAAGTCATCAAGAAAGCTGGTGTTGATATGACCAATACCGACTACTTGGATGCTGCCTTCAAAGTTTTTGAAGACCGTCTCGTTGAATTAGAAGCCTTGGTTGAAAAAGGTGTTCACCTTTCTTAA